One window of the Tepidimicrobium xylanilyticum genome contains the following:
- the gltX gene encoding glutamate--tRNA ligase — protein MKEVRLRFAPSPTGYLHIGGLRTALYNYLFARHHDGKFILRIEDTDRTRYVEGAIENLIESLQWAGIEYDEGVFIEDGKLVQKGDYGPYIQSERLDIYKRYVDELIEKGHAYYCFCSKERLDKVREEQKIKGLIPKYDGFCRSLSLEEAKERIAKGEEYVVRLKLPPNKDIKFDDLVRGSITINTEDIDDQVLLKSDGYPTYHMAVVVDDHLMGITHIVRGEEWLPSTPKHIYLYEVFGWEKPVYVHLPTVLNKDRKKLSKRHGDVSVEDFKEKGYLPEGLINYLALVGWSPEDNEEILTMEDLIKKFSFERVSKTGGIFDKDKLDWVNAHHIRSYDLDKLTRLAIPYLKEANLIDDQFVSERYDWIRTLVETVREGLSNLSEIVGKVGIFFNNQIEPENEEALSVLKGEQVPLLLNAFKEELENIEEIDGEFAKTIMKKIQKSTGIKGKNLFMPVRVALTGYVHGPELVSIIYLLGKQNILDRIEYVEKSYL, from the coding sequence TTGAAAGAGGTTAGGTTGAGATTTGCTCCTAGTCCAACAGGGTATTTGCATATTGGTGGACTTAGGACTGCACTATATAATTATCTGTTTGCAAGGCACCATGATGGTAAGTTCATATTGAGAATTGAAGATACAGATAGAACCAGATATGTTGAAGGAGCTATTGAAAACTTAATAGAATCCCTTCAATGGGCAGGCATTGAATATGATGAGGGCGTATTTATAGAAGATGGCAAATTAGTTCAAAAAGGCGACTATGGGCCTTATATCCAATCGGAAAGGCTTGATATTTATAAAAGATACGTAGATGAACTGATTGAAAAAGGGCATGCCTATTATTGTTTCTGCTCTAAAGAAAGATTAGATAAGGTCAGAGAGGAACAGAAGATAAAAGGCCTTATTCCCAAGTATGATGGATTTTGTAGAAGTTTAAGTCTGGAGGAAGCAAAGGAGAGAATTGCTAAGGGAGAAGAATATGTAGTTAGGCTTAAATTGCCTCCAAATAAGGATATTAAATTTGACGATTTAGTGAGAGGCAGTATCACCATAAATACTGAAGATATAGACGACCAAGTATTATTAAAATCTGATGGCTATCCTACTTATCACATGGCAGTAGTAGTAGACGATCATCTCATGGGTATTACCCATATTGTAAGGGGAGAAGAATGGTTGCCGTCTACACCAAAGCATATATATCTATATGAAGTCTTTGGGTGGGAAAAGCCAGTATATGTTCATCTACCTACGGTTCTTAACAAGGATAGAAAAAAATTGAGCAAACGCCATGGAGATGTATCTGTAGAGGATTTTAAGGAAAAAGGATATCTTCCTGAAGGACTGATAAATTATTTAGCCTTAGTTGGCTGGAGTCCAGAAGACAATGAAGAAATACTCACTATGGAAGATTTAATTAAAAAGTTTTCTTTTGAAAGGGTATCAAAAACTGGTGGAATTTTCGACAAGGACAAATTAGACTGGGTGAATGCCCATCATATTAGAAGTTATGATTTAGACAAGCTGACAAGACTTGCCATACCCTATCTAAAGGAGGCCAATTTAATAGATGACCAGTTTGTATCTGAAAGATATGATTGGATAAGAACCTTGGTGGAAACGGTAAGAGAAGGACTATCCAACTTATCTGAAATAGTAGGTAAGGTAGGTATATTTTTCAATAATCAGATTGAACCGGAAAATGAAGAAGCTTTATCAGTGTTGAAAGGGGAACAGGTTCCGCTTCTTTTAAATGCCTTTAAGGAAGAATTAGAAAATATTGAGGAAATAGATGGGGAATTTGCTAAGACCATAATGAAAAAAATACAAAAATCCACAGGAATAAAGGGGAAAAACTTGTTTATGCCAGTTAGAGTTGCTTTAACAGGCTATGTTCATGGACCAGAATTGGTTAGCATAATATATCTTTTAGGGAAACAGAACATACTAGATAGAATAGAATATGTAGAAAAAAGCTATTTATAA
- a CDS encoding DUF1002 domain-containing protein, giving the protein MKKGIIAFILIWILLIPSLIFAEHDGGVVVALGKNLSEEQKREILNFFNVDESIKIIEVTNEEEREYFGKYIDSNIIGSRAISSVYVKRLPEGEGITVETHNITWVTEDMYRNASITAGIKDAKIIVSSPVKVSGTAALTGIIKAFEDLTGDSISEKEKEIASEEIAKTASLGNEIGKEKAQELINNIKIYIIDNNIKSKGSIKKVAEQMAQELGIELTDEQIDQIVSLMRNISKLNLNIDDIKQQLRDISGKIDKITEQNIEIKSILERILDAIVRFFNRFFG; this is encoded by the coding sequence ATGAAAAAAGGCATAATCGCTTTTATTCTAATATGGATTTTATTAATTCCATCACTGATTTTTGCGGAACATGATGGGGGTGTTGTAGTTGCCTTGGGTAAAAATTTATCAGAAGAGCAGAAAAGAGAAATTCTAAACTTCTTCAATGTAGATGAGTCCATTAAGATAATAGAGGTTACCAATGAAGAGGAAAGGGAGTATTTTGGAAAATATATTGACAGCAATATTATTGGCAGTAGGGCCATATCGTCAGTATACGTTAAAAGGCTTCCGGAAGGTGAAGGGATTACAGTTGAAACCCATAATATTACCTGGGTTACTGAGGATATGTATCGAAATGCTTCTATAACTGCTGGAATAAAAGATGCTAAAATAATCGTTTCAAGTCCTGTGAAGGTGTCAGGGACAGCAGCTTTAACAGGAATTATAAAGGCCTTTGAGGATTTAACTGGAGATAGCATATCTGAAAAGGAGAAGGAAATAGCCAGTGAAGAGATTGCTAAAACTGCTTCATTAGGAAATGAAATAGGAAAGGAGAAAGCTCAGGAACTAATTAATAATATAAAAATCTATATAATTGACAACAATATAAAAAGTAAGGGTTCCATAAAGAAGGTAGCTGAACAAATGGCACAGGAATTAGGAATAGAATTGACGGATGAACAAATAGATCAAATTGTTTCTTTAATGAGAAATATCTCTAAACTAAATTTGAATATAGACGACATCAAACAGCAATTAAGGGATATATCTGGGAAAATAGATAAGATCACTGAACAAAATATAGAGATTAAATCCATCCTAGAACGAATACTTGATGCTATAGTTAGATTTTTCAATAGGTTTTTCGGATAA
- a CDS encoding proline--tRNA ligase, which yields MRMSKLYMPTLREVPAEAEIPSHKLLLRAGMMRKLVSGVYSYLPLGYRVIKKIENVVREEMDRAGSQELLMSAIQPKELWEASGRWDNFGPEMFRLKDRNDREFCLGPTHEEYFTDLIKNEIKSYKQLPLNLYQIQTKYRDEKRPRFGVIRAREFIMKDAYSFDKDEEGMEKSYREMWEAYEKIFTRLRLKYKVVEGDSGAMGGNKSHEFMAMAETGEGVIAYCNNCDYAATNEKAKVVYEIKTKDEEEKDMEKVHTPDITTIDQLVEFFRSDKGNFGKALVYLASGEPIVVIIPGDRELNETKLCNYLKIPEHELEMADEETIIKVSGAKKGFTGPVGLREGTRLIIDSRITKMKNLIVGGNETDYHIKNVNYGRDFEGEIAEDLLLVEEGDICPKCGEPLYIARGIEVGNIFQLGTKYSTSLQATFLDEDGKEKPFVMGSYGVGVSRTMAAIVEQYHDEYGIIWPLVVTPYHVIITVINVKDEVQRDLGEKIYEELSNEGLEVLLDDRNERAGVKFNDRDLIGIPIRITVGKKANENIVEFSLRKEEGRIEIPTDKIMDNIRKSFEEEGLEI from the coding sequence ATGAGGATGTCGAAGCTATATATGCCAACTTTGAGGGAAGTGCCAGCGGAAGCAGAAATACCTAGCCATAAATTGCTTTTAAGGGCAGGTATGATGAGGAAATTGGTGTCGGGAGTTTATTCCTACTTACCTCTCGGTTATAGGGTAATTAAAAAGATTGAAAATGTAGTTAGGGAAGAAATGGATAGGGCAGGTTCTCAAGAGTTGTTAATGTCAGCTATTCAACCAAAAGAACTATGGGAAGCTAGCGGAAGGTGGGATAATTTCGGTCCAGAGATGTTTAGATTAAAGGATAGGAACGATAGGGAATTTTGCCTTGGACCTACCCATGAGGAGTATTTTACAGATCTCATTAAAAATGAGATAAAATCTTATAAGCAGTTGCCATTAAACTTATATCAAATTCAAACTAAATATAGAGATGAAAAAAGGCCAAGATTTGGGGTAATAAGGGCTAGGGAATTCATCATGAAGGATGCCTATAGCTTTGATAAAGATGAAGAAGGAATGGAAAAATCCTACAGGGAAATGTGGGAAGCTTATGAAAAAATCTTTACTAGATTAAGATTAAAATATAAGGTCGTAGAAGGTGACTCTGGTGCCATGGGAGGAAATAAGTCCCATGAATTTATGGCTATGGCAGAAACTGGTGAAGGAGTAATAGCTTATTGCAATAATTGTGACTATGCAGCAACAAATGAAAAGGCTAAAGTAGTCTATGAAATAAAAACAAAAGATGAAGAAGAAAAAGATATGGAAAAAGTTCACACTCCAGATATTACAACAATCGATCAATTAGTGGAATTTTTCCGTTCTGACAAGGGGAATTTTGGTAAAGCCCTAGTGTATTTAGCTTCGGGTGAACCTATAGTAGTTATAATACCCGGAGATAGAGAGCTTAATGAAACTAAATTGTGTAATTATTTGAAAATTCCAGAACATGAATTAGAAATGGCAGATGAAGAAACCATCATTAAAGTTTCAGGAGCTAAGAAAGGGTTTACAGGCCCAGTGGGATTAAGGGAAGGAACAAGGCTTATAATAGATTCTAGAATTACTAAAATGAAGAATCTGATTGTTGGAGGAAACGAAACAGATTATCATATTAAAAATGTCAACTATGGTAGAGATTTTGAAGGAGAAATAGCAGAGGACCTATTATTAGTTGAAGAAGGAGATATATGTCCTAAATGTGGAGAACCTCTTTATATAGCGAGAGGGATTGAAGTAGGAAATATATTTCAATTAGGTACTAAATACAGCACAAGCCTACAAGCTACCTTTTTAGACGAGGATGGGAAAGAAAAACCTTTTGTAATGGGATCTTATGGAGTAGGGGTTTCAAGAACTATGGCAGCTATTGTAGAACAATATCATGATGAATACGGTATAATCTGGCCATTGGTTGTTACTCCTTACCATGTAATAATAACCGTTATAAATGTTAAGGATGAGGTACAAAGGGATTTAGGAGAGAAAATTTATGAAGAATTATCTAATGAAGGTTTAGAAGTATTGTTAGACGATAGGAATGAAAGAGCAGGAGTTAAATTCAATGACAGGGATTTAATAGGCATACCTATCCGAATTACAGTAGGTAAAAAGGCAAATGAAAATATTGTGGAATTTTCATTAAGAAAAGAAGAGGGAAGAATTGAGATCCCAACTGATAAAATAATGGATAACATAAGGAAATCATTTGAAGAAGAAGGGTTGGAGATATAA
- the ispF gene encoding 2-C-methyl-D-erythritol 2,4-cyclodiphosphate synthase, whose protein sequence is MRIGIGYDVHKLVVGRALIIGGVNIPYEKGLLGHSDADVLVHAIMDSILGALALGDIGEHFPDNDDQYKDISSLILLERVYNIMKEAKYRVGNIDATIIAQKPKMSPYIGNMRENIARVLKAPLSSINIKATTTERLGFEGRGEGISAQSICLLISDS, encoded by the coding sequence ATGAGAATAGGAATAGGATATGATGTTCATAAACTAGTAGTTGGCAGAGCCCTTATTATTGGAGGGGTTAATATCCCTTATGAAAAGGGGTTATTGGGCCATTCAGACGCAGATGTACTCGTACATGCCATTATGGATAGCATTTTAGGAGCTTTAGCTCTAGGAGATATTGGGGAACATTTTCCAGATAATGATGATCAGTATAAGGATATTTCAAGTTTAATTTTGTTAGAACGAGTATATAATATTATGAAAGAGGCTAAATATAGAGTTGGGAATATCGATGCTACGATTATAGCACAAAAGCCTAAAATGTCCCCTTACATAGGGAATATGAGAGAAAACATAGCTAGAGTACTTAAAGCACCTTTATCAAGCATAAACATAAAAGCTACTACTACTGAAAGACTAGGTTTTGAAGGTCGAGGAGAAGGAATAAGTGCTCAGAGTATTTGTTTGTTAATTTCTGATAGTTAA
- the ispD gene encoding 2-C-methyl-D-erythritol 4-phosphate cytidylyltransferase, producing MYENHFVSVIIAAAGMSHRMGSKINKQFINLKNKPILAHTIEKFERCRFVDEIIVVAREEEIEYCKKEIIKKYKFNKISKVVRGGKERQDSVYNGILALDEKAGIVLSHDGARPFIKIKDIVSGIKGAAKYGACVIGVPVKDTIKVVADDNNIENTPKRSLLWIAQTPQCFKKEIILEGYKKAISDDYLATDDSALVERIGVEVKMIMGSYDNIKITTPEDLAVGELFLENKSIIFDNRKFILQSR from the coding sequence ATGTATGAAAACCACTTTGTATCCGTTATAATTGCAGCTGCAGGCATGAGCCATAGAATGGGATCTAAAATAAATAAGCAATTTATTAACCTTAAAAATAAGCCTATTCTTGCTCATACCATAGAAAAATTTGAAAGGTGTAGATTTGTGGATGAAATTATAGTAGTCGCAAGAGAAGAGGAAATAGAATACTGCAAGAAGGAAATAATAAAAAAATACAAATTCAACAAAATATCCAAGGTTGTTAGAGGTGGAAAGGAGAGGCAAGATTCTGTATATAATGGGATATTGGCTTTAGATGAGAAGGCCGGTATAGTTTTATCTCATGATGGAGCCAGGCCTTTTATTAAGATAAAGGATATAGTATCTGGAATTAAGGGAGCTGCCAAATATGGAGCTTGTGTAATTGGAGTTCCTGTAAAGGATACTATAAAAGTTGTAGCTGATGATAATAATATTGAGAATACACCTAAAAGAAGTCTTCTATGGATAGCACAAACGCCTCAATGTTTTAAAAAGGAAATAATATTAGAGGGATATAAGAAGGCTATAAGTGATGATTACTTAGCTACCGATGATAGTGCATTAGTGGAAAGGATTGGAGTAGAAGTTAAGATGATAATGGGCAGTTATGATAATATAAAGATTACCACTCCAGAGGATTTGGCAGTAGGGGAGCTATTTTTAGAGAATAAGAGTATAATCTTTGATAATAGGAAATTTATCTTACAAAGTAGGTAG
- a CDS encoding PIN/TRAM domain-containing protein translates to MLDKIIRGVISLIGLLLGYGVVAGLMAFGIIIDNGWVNLALSLGISLIFGIIFFLLSNRIINIGRKAIRFMEAELQKVPASDIALGSIGLIVGLVIAYLLSQPFYKLEIPFLGVAISIALYLLFGYLGIKVPTRKKEDFTSAVGNIRKGFKKDKLTVECKSCPKILDTSVIIDGRIADICKTGFIEGPLIIPEFVLEELQHIADSSDTLKRNRGRRGLDILNKIQKELDIEVIIHDKKFDDIKEVDSKLLKLTKLLKGKILTNDYNLNKVAEVQGIEVLNINELANAVKPIVLPGEEMVVQVIKDGKESGQGLAYLDDGTMIVVESGKKHIGETIDVLVTSVLQTSAGRMIFAKPKSIIDKAV, encoded by the coding sequence ATGCTTGACAAGATCATCAGGGGAGTTATTTCTTTAATTGGTTTATTATTGGGTTATGGAGTAGTAGCGGGTTTAATGGCTTTTGGAATAATTATTGATAATGGATGGGTTAATTTAGCTTTATCTCTTGGCATAAGTTTAATTTTTGGAATTATATTCTTCTTATTATCGAATAGGATTATAAATATTGGTAGAAAAGCGATTCGATTTATGGAAGCTGAACTTCAGAAGGTTCCAGCTTCTGATATTGCTTTAGGTTCTATTGGGCTCATTGTGGGGCTAGTAATTGCTTATTTATTAAGTCAACCCTTTTATAAATTGGAAATTCCATTTTTAGGAGTTGCTATATCCATAGCTCTATATTTACTATTTGGATATTTGGGAATTAAGGTTCCTACTAGGAAAAAAGAGGATTTTACATCTGCAGTTGGGAATATTCGCAAGGGATTCAAAAAGGATAAATTGACAGTTGAATGTAAATCCTGTCCTAAGATATTGGATACTAGCGTTATAATAGACGGAAGAATTGCAGATATTTGTAAGACTGGCTTCATTGAAGGACCTTTAATTATCCCAGAGTTCGTATTGGAAGAACTTCAACATATAGCTGACTCTTCGGATACCCTTAAACGAAATAGGGGAAGAAGGGGTTTGGATATTTTAAATAAGATACAAAAGGAATTAGACATTGAAGTAATAATCCATGATAAAAAATTTGATGATATTAAAGAAGTGGATTCAAAATTATTAAAACTTACAAAATTATTGAAAGGGAAGATCCTGACTAATGACTATAATTTAAACAAAGTAGCAGAAGTACAGGGTATAGAAGTGTTAAATATTAATGAATTAGCCAATGCAGTTAAGCCTATAGTATTACCAGGAGAGGAAATGGTAGTTCAAGTAATAAAGGATGGCAAAGAGTCAGGGCAAGGTTTAGCTTATCTGGATGATGGGACTATGATAGTGGTGGAAAGTGGCAAGAAGCACATTGGTGAAACTATTGATGTATTGGTGACAAGCGTACTTCAAACTTCTGCTGGTAGGATGATATTTGCTAAGCCAAAATCGATCATCGATAAGGCGGTATAG
- a CDS encoding CarD family transcriptional regulator, with translation MFSIGDKVVYPMHGAGIIEGIEEREILGEKRKYYIMQMPIGDMKVMIPVDNVEEIGIREIIDAKELEKVIDILKGDSTKMPQNWNRRYRANMEKIKSGDIFEIACVVRNLMLRDAEKTLSTGERKMLNSAKQMLVSEMVLATNFSQEETEKIIDEAVNSIL, from the coding sequence ATGTTTAGTATTGGAGATAAAGTGGTTTATCCTATGCACGGGGCTGGTATTATAGAGGGTATTGAAGAAAGGGAAATTTTAGGTGAAAAGAGAAAATACTATATAATGCAGATGCCTATAGGAGATATGAAGGTAATGATTCCTGTGGACAATGTTGAAGAAATAGGAATTAGGGAAATAATTGATGCCAAAGAATTGGAAAAGGTAATAGATATTTTAAAAGGCGACAGTACAAAAATGCCTCAAAATTGGAATAGGCGCTATAGAGCCAATATGGAAAAGATAAAGTCTGGGGATATATTTGAAATAGCCTGTGTAGTTAGAAATCTAATGCTAAGAGATGCTGAAAAGACACTATCTACAGGAGAGCGCAAGATGCTAAATAGTGCTAAGCAAATGCTTGTAAGCGAAATGGTATTAGCTACAAACTTCAGCCAGGAAGAAACTGAAAAAATAATAGATGAAGCAGTCAATTCAATATTATAA
- a CDS encoding nucleoside triphosphate pyrophosphohydrolase family protein produces MDRNTISIDNDINLDNFQTQVDDVLIRHRSILDIITKLDEYTSRINRAVIKSATYCGCIEVHATKQDYNKESLEEIKNNMENHIKGKLCPSCKDILLEEIGAYLFYLSALANTLDIKVSDAILNEYKNIKTLGIFSLK; encoded by the coding sequence ATGGACAGAAATACCATAAGTATTGATAACGATATAAATCTTGATAACTTTCAAACACAAGTAGATGACGTGCTTATTAGACATAGAAGCATTCTTGATATAATAACTAAGTTGGATGAATATACTTCAAGGATTAATAGAGCTGTGATTAAGTCTGCCACTTATTGTGGCTGTATTGAAGTTCACGCTACAAAGCAGGATTATAATAAGGAGTCCCTTGAGGAAATAAAAAATAATATGGAAAATCATATAAAGGGTAAATTATGCCCCAGTTGTAAGGACATTCTTTTAGAAGAAATAGGAGCCTATCTTTTCTATTTATCTGCTCTAGCTAATACTTTAGACATAAAAGTATCAGACGCCATATTAAACGAATATAAGAATATAAAAACATTAGGTATTTTCAGTCTTAAGTAA
- the disA gene encoding DNA integrity scanning diadenylate cyclase DisA, giving the protein MNLDLYNTLKLVAPGTKLREGLDNIIKAKTGALIVIGSTKEVLSISHGGFFINCEYSPSNVYELAKMDGAIIMSSDCRRILYANAQLFPCLLIPSHETGTRHKTAERVAKQTGVLVIAISRRRGVITLYKSNYKYILKDINEILNKANQAIQTLEKYKYMLDKAMDNLTTLELRNMATLYDVVNTIQKMEIVWRIGNELNMYISELGTEGRLLAMQVKELIKGIEDDRRNLIKDYLKEGYKDYKTIISDIEQLDLHQLFNLGLISSLLGYKEEVDILDIKVKTRGFRILS; this is encoded by the coding sequence ATGAATTTGGACTTGTATAATACCTTAAAACTGGTGGCACCAGGGACCAAGTTGAGAGAGGGATTGGACAATATAATAAAGGCAAAAACAGGAGCTTTGATAGTCATCGGTAGTACTAAAGAGGTATTAAGTATTAGTCATGGAGGTTTTTTTATCAATTGTGAATATAGTCCTTCTAATGTTTATGAATTAGCTAAAATGGATGGTGCAATAATAATGAGCAGCGATTGTAGGAGGATTCTTTATGCTAATGCTCAATTATTTCCATGCTTGCTTATACCATCCCATGAAACAGGAACTAGGCATAAAACAGCAGAAAGAGTAGCAAAACAGACTGGAGTTTTAGTCATTGCCATCTCTCGAAGAAGGGGAGTTATTACACTATATAAATCAAATTATAAATATATATTAAAGGATATAAATGAAATATTAAATAAAGCCAATCAAGCTATACAAACTTTAGAAAAGTATAAGTATATGCTGGATAAGGCAATGGACAATCTGACCACATTAGAACTTAGAAATATGGCTACCCTTTATGACGTAGTAAACACAATACAGAAGATGGAGATTGTCTGGCGGATAGGCAATGAGTTGAATATGTATATTTCTGAATTAGGTACTGAAGGAAGATTACTCGCTATGCAGGTTAAAGAGCTTATTAAGGGGATAGAAGATGACAGGAGAAATCTAATAAAGGATTATTTAAAAGAAGGGTATAAAGATTATAAAACCATAATAAGCGATATAGAACAATTGGATCTCCATCAATTGTTCAACTTGGGATTGATTTCCAGTTTATTAGGCTATAAAGAGGAAGTGGATATTTTAGACATTAAGGTCAAAACTAGAGGATTCAGGATATTGAGTTAA
- the radA gene encoding DNA repair protein RadA encodes MKKKIIYICSQCGSESPKWLGRCFECGAWNSFEEKVLDGNGKNQIKHKNENRVFPVKLSKIDIDESHRMVTDIGEFNRVLGGGIVKDSVTILTARPGAGKSTLLLQISKNIAEKGYKVLYASGEESETQIKNRANRVLDDIPDKIWILSDISMDNVLQSVDAIDPDLVIIDSIQTFKLDEFTSRAGSPIQTIECANALVEVAKNKNRPRAVIMVGHMTKSNEMAGLRTLEHLVDTVIYLEGASDEELRTLVATKNRFGPTGEVGLFKMEEKGLIPIENSSEFFVTHRSDKQLIPGSALSMTKEGSRLIVVEIESLVSRSFTPYPSRIGDCLRKDQLSTLISILEQRGRMSLFDKNVVIKTTGGLRLKESSVNLAIIMSIASSVRDEGIPNDVVFIADVGLTGELKPVPSLEARIRELDRMGYRRVYIYKDGIKHNIKLEGLEIIRLNTLQEVIDHVFGS; translated from the coding sequence ATGAAGAAAAAAATCATATATATATGCTCCCAGTGCGGCAGCGAAAGCCCTAAATGGTTGGGACGCTGTTTTGAGTGCGGGGCTTGGAATAGTTTTGAAGAAAAGGTTTTAGATGGTAATGGCAAAAATCAAATAAAGCATAAAAATGAAAATAGGGTATTTCCCGTAAAGTTATCCAAAATAGATATTGATGAAAGCCATAGAATGGTAACTGATATAGGTGAATTTAACCGGGTGTTAGGTGGGGGAATTGTTAAGGATTCAGTAACCATACTAACTGCTAGGCCTGGAGCAGGCAAATCGACCTTATTATTGCAGATATCAAAAAATATTGCTGAAAAGGGGTATAAAGTTCTCTATGCCTCTGGTGAAGAAAGTGAAACCCAGATCAAAAATAGGGCTAATAGAGTATTAGATGATATCCCCGATAAAATTTGGATATTGTCCGATATAAGCATGGATAATGTATTACAATCTGTTGATGCAATAGATCCGGATCTGGTAATCATTGACAGTATTCAAACTTTTAAATTAGATGAGTTTACATCTAGGGCGGGTTCTCCAATTCAAACCATAGAATGTGCTAATGCACTAGTTGAAGTAGCAAAGAACAAGAATAGGCCTAGAGCAGTTATTATGGTGGGACATATGACTAAATCTAATGAAATGGCAGGGCTTAGGACTTTAGAGCATTTAGTAGATACGGTTATATATTTGGAGGGAGCAAGCGACGAAGAGTTAAGGACTTTGGTGGCTACTAAAAATAGATTTGGGCCTACGGGAGAAGTTGGATTATTTAAAATGGAAGAAAAGGGATTGATACCTATAGAAAATTCTTCAGAGTTTTTCGTAACCCATAGGAGTGATAAACAGTTAATACCAGGTAGTGCCTTATCGATGACAAAAGAGGGTTCAAGGCTAATAGTTGTTGAAATAGAAAGCTTAGTGTCCAGATCTTTTACCCCGTATCCTTCAAGGATAGGAGATTGTTTAAGAAAAGACCAGTTGAGTACCTTAATATCCATCCTTGAACAAAGGGGTAGGATGAGCTTATTTGATAAGAATGTGGTGATAAAGACTACTGGAGGATTAAGATTAAAGGAGTCATCTGTAAATTTAGCAATAATAATGAGCATAGCATCTTCAGTAAGGGATGAAGGGATACCTAACGATGTGGTATTTATTGCAGATGTAGGTTTAACTGGTGAATTAAAACCAGTTCCATCTCTGGAAGCTAGAATAAGAGAATTGGATAGAATGGGTTATAGGAGAGTTTATATATATAAAGATGGGATAAAACATAATATAAAGTTAGAAGGACTTGAAATAATCAGATTGAACACTCTACAGGAAGTTATAGATCATGTTTTTGGCAGCTAA